In a genomic window of Leptolyngbya sp. SIO1E4:
- a CDS encoding RpoD/SigA family RNA polymerase sigma factor produces MRNTKSSDAVRSYLKSIGRVPLLTHEEEIIYGNQVKAMMPFQTVREDLIEDVGHEPPLDLWAERAGTTMDNLKTTVRTGERAKQKMIEANLRLVVSVAKKYTQRDLDLLDLIQEGSIGLNRAVEKFDPAKGYRFSTYAYWWIRQAMTRAIAEKSRVVRLPIHVTETLNKIKKAQRELTQRLGHSASVEDIAAHLDLPSERVRDCLSYGRKPLSLEIRVGDNNDTELADLLESEDESPEDFVTQGSLRSDLQTLMEALTPQQREILSLRFGLRDGNPLSLSKVGKRLNISRERVRQLQQQAVNKLRQHRSKLREYLVAG; encoded by the coding sequence ATGCGAAACACTAAATCTTCTGACGCTGTGCGCTCCTACTTGAAGTCCATTGGCCGGGTTCCTCTTCTAACCCACGAAGAAGAAATTATCTACGGCAATCAGGTGAAGGCCATGATGCCGTTTCAGACGGTTCGAGAAGATCTGATCGAAGATGTAGGCCATGAGCCTCCGTTAGACCTGTGGGCTGAACGGGCCGGTACCACGATGGACAACCTGAAGACAACTGTCCGCACGGGTGAACGAGCCAAGCAAAAGATGATCGAGGCCAATTTACGCTTGGTCGTTTCAGTGGCCAAAAAGTATACCCAGCGCGACCTTGACCTGCTAGACCTGATTCAGGAAGGATCCATTGGGCTGAATCGAGCTGTGGAAAAGTTTGACCCTGCGAAAGGCTATCGGTTTAGCACCTACGCCTACTGGTGGATTCGGCAGGCCATGACCCGAGCGATCGCAGAAAAGAGTCGGGTGGTGCGTCTTCCCATACACGTGACAGAAACCCTCAACAAAATTAAAAAAGCGCAGCGTGAACTGACCCAGCGCCTGGGTCATTCGGCCTCTGTTGAAGACATCGCAGCACATTTAGATCTGCCCTCTGAGCGCGTGCGCGACTGCCTGAGCTATGGTCGTAAACCCCTGTCCTTAGAAATTCGCGTGGGCGACAACAACGATACGGAGCTGGCAGACTTGCTAGAGTCTGAGGACGAATCCCCTGAAGATTTTGTCACCCAAGGCTCACTCCGCTCTGACCTGCAAACTCTGATGGAGGCCCTCACACCTCAGCAGCGAGAGATTTTATCGTTACGATTTGGCCTCCGCGACGGCAACCCCCTCTCCCTCTCTAAAGTCGGCAAGCGCTTAAACATCAGCCGCGAGCGGGTTCGGCAGCTGCAACAGCAAGCGGTCAACAAATTGAGGCAGCACCGCAGTAAATTACGAGAATATTTGGTCGCTGGATAA
- a CDS encoding Hsp20/alpha crystallin family protein, whose amino-acid sequence MTLVRWQPFREMQDVQREMNRLFEDMLTPSDRGDGFNVAFSPAAEIEETEDAYQLRLEVPGMEPNDISIEVTAEAVSIKGERKTETREEQAGVTRTEFRYGQFQRVIPLPGRIKNQDVSANYKNGILHLELPKAEEEKNRVVKVNIS is encoded by the coding sequence ATGACACTTGTTCGTTGGCAGCCTTTTCGGGAAATGCAAGACGTGCAGCGAGAGATGAACCGCTTGTTTGAAGATATGCTGACCCCCTCCGATCGCGGTGATGGGTTTAACGTTGCTTTCTCACCCGCAGCGGAAATCGAAGAAACCGAAGATGCCTATCAATTAAGGCTTGAAGTTCCTGGAATGGAACCGAATGATATCAGCATCGAAGTGACCGCTGAGGCGGTTTCTATCAAAGGTGAACGGAAAACTGAAACCCGAGAAGAACAGGCAGGGGTAACCCGTACCGAGTTCCGTTATGGCCAGTTTCAGCGTGTGATTCCGTTACCGGGTCGGATCAAAAATCAGGACGTTTCTGCGAACTACAAAAACGGTATTCTTCATCTTGAGTTGCCTAAAGCCGAAGAGGAGAAGAACCGAGTTGTTAAGGTCAATATCAGCTAA